From the Calderihabitans maritimus genome, one window contains:
- the rbfA gene encoding 30S ribosome-binding factor RbfA: MSLQRAERVAEQIKKEVAQILREEIKDPRIGFVTVTDVEVSSDLRHVKIYVSVYGDKEEQETTMEGLQNATGFIRREIGQRIPLRYTPEIVFKFDRSIEHGARIAELLAQVRKSREENNE; the protein is encoded by the coding sequence ATGAGCCTTCAACGAGCCGAGCGCGTTGCTGAGCAGATCAAAAAAGAAGTTGCCCAGATCTTGAGAGAAGAAATAAAAGACCCCCGTATCGGATTTGTAACGGTAACGGACGTGGAAGTATCAAGCGATTTACGACATGTAAAAATCTATGTGAGTGTTTATGGCGATAAAGAGGAGCAAGAGACTACCATGGAGGGATTACAAAACGCTACCGGTTTTATCCGCAGAGAGATTGGGCAGAGAATACCATTGCGGTATACACCGGAAATTGTGTTCAAGTTTGACAGATCCATAGAGCACGGAGCCCGCATTGCTGAGCTGTTGGCCCAGGTTCGGAAAAGTAGAGAGGAGAACAATGAATAA
- a CDS encoding DHH family phosphoesterase — MEQFSKVVDQLRQANEVLIVSHLIPDGDCLGSMLALAEGLQQLGKKAITVNGDEVPKMYRYLPGSEGILLPGSVKKIPEVIVFVDCTDVERAGDEFQTILQSETTVINIDHHISNTHFGDYNLINTEASAIGEIILRILEELNVTITPRIATALYTAIVTDTGSFQFENTTPECLEAAAKLLRCGAELELLRRNLWESRSLLNTRLLAYTLSNLRMTADGKIAWISLEKEYMDKLGAKSEDCEGLINYPKSIEGVEIGIFFREIEPGKVKVGFRSKEKVDVNLLASRFGGGGHKRAAGCTVEGSLETVIQDVIEEAEKLLRQTLKG; from the coding sequence ATGGAACAGTTTTCCAAAGTGGTTGACCAGTTAAGGCAGGCAAACGAAGTATTGATAGTCTCTCACCTAATACCCGATGGGGACTGCTTGGGGTCGATGCTGGCTCTAGCCGAAGGGTTACAGCAGTTAGGGAAAAAAGCCATTACGGTCAACGGTGATGAAGTACCCAAAATGTATCGCTATCTGCCGGGGAGTGAGGGAATTCTACTCCCCGGTTCTGTCAAGAAGATCCCCGAGGTTATTGTGTTTGTGGATTGTACCGATGTGGAAAGGGCAGGCGATGAATTTCAGACAATTCTCCAGTCTGAAACTACTGTGATCAATATTGACCATCATATAAGTAACACTCATTTTGGCGACTATAATCTGATTAACACGGAAGCGTCAGCTATAGGGGAAATAATACTTAGGATTTTGGAAGAGTTAAATGTTACCATTACCCCTCGTATTGCAACTGCCCTGTACACGGCCATAGTAACGGATACCGGTTCTTTCCAATTCGAGAACACAACCCCTGAATGCTTGGAAGCCGCTGCGAAGCTCTTGAGGTGCGGTGCTGAGCTAGAGCTTTTGCGTAGAAATCTATGGGAAAGTAGATCCTTGCTCAACACCCGGCTTTTAGCTTATACTCTTTCTAATTTAAGGATGACAGCGGACGGAAAAATTGCCTGGATATCGTTGGAAAAAGAATATATGGACAAACTTGGCGCTAAAAGTGAAGATTGCGAAGGCTTAATTAACTACCCCAAATCTATTGAAGGGGTAGAAATTGGAATATTTTTTCGAGAAATTGAACCCGGTAAGGTAAAAGTAGGCTTTAGATCTAAAGAAAAGGTAGATGTAAATCTACTTGCATCGCGTTTCGGAGGCGGTGGGCATAAAAGGGCCGCCGGATGCACAGTGGAGGGGTCTTTAGAAACTGTTATCCAGGATGTAATAGAAGAAGCCGAAAAGCTATTGCGTCAGACATTGAAGGGGTGA
- the truB gene encoding tRNA pseudouridine(55) synthase TruB, protein MDGFVNVLKPPGMTSHDVVAFLREIFQVRKVGHGGTLDPGAAGVLPVAVGKATRLLEFVLDKDKVYRAEITIGITTSTQDAFGDIIGRRKVSGLRRKDIEEVFRKFTGEIEQIPPMVSAVKYKGKRLYQLARQGKEVERKPRRVHIYQIEPLRFDLDRDFPVVLFDVYCSKGTYIRTLCADIGERLGFGAHMSYLIRTHAGIFSLDKAYLLEEIRALTSRREFSFLWPIDRVLVHLPRVLVKRNWVRRVLNGNTIYPEGISELDSPLNSGQLVRIYSEENENFLAVGKYHREKARFCVSIEKVFK, encoded by the coding sequence ATGGACGGATTTGTTAATGTCCTCAAACCACCGGGAATGACCTCCCATGATGTGGTTGCCTTCCTGCGCGAGATTTTTCAGGTGCGCAAAGTCGGACATGGAGGGACGTTGGACCCCGGGGCAGCCGGTGTACTGCCGGTAGCGGTGGGGAAAGCAACCCGTCTATTGGAATTTGTACTTGACAAGGATAAAGTTTATCGGGCCGAAATCACTATCGGTATTACTACCTCTACTCAAGATGCCTTTGGAGATATAATCGGGCGAAGGAAAGTGAGCGGTCTTAGGCGGAAAGATATCGAAGAGGTATTCAGGAAATTTACAGGAGAAATTGAACAGATTCCCCCTATGGTTTCCGCGGTCAAATACAAAGGGAAAAGACTTTATCAATTGGCCCGACAGGGGAAAGAAGTTGAGCGGAAGCCGCGAAGAGTACATATCTATCAAATCGAACCGTTGCGGTTTGATCTGGATAGGGATTTTCCGGTTGTCCTTTTTGATGTCTATTGTTCCAAAGGAACTTATATTCGTACGTTATGTGCTGATATTGGGGAACGCCTTGGCTTCGGTGCTCATATGTCTTATCTGATACGGACCCATGCAGGTATATTTTCCTTGGACAAGGCTTACCTTTTGGAGGAAATTCGCGCGTTGACCTCCAGAAGGGAGTTTTCCTTTTTATGGCCTATAGACCGAGTACTGGTACACCTGCCTAGAGTATTGGTGAAGAGAAATTGGGTTCGTAGAGTTTTAAACGGAAATACTATTTATCCCGAAGGAATTAGTGAACTGGATTCGCCTTTAAATAGTGGTCAGTTGGTTCGAATTTATAGCGAGGAGAACGAAAATTTTTTGGCCGTGGGAAAATATCATCGGGAAAAAGCAAGATTTTGTGTTAGCATTGAAAAGGTATTTAAATAG